In Yersinia enterocolitica subsp. enterocolitica, one DNA window encodes the following:
- the recB gene encoding exodeoxyribonuclease V subunit beta codes for MTSMTPQRLEPLTLPLYGERLIEASAGTGKTFTIGVLYLRLLLGLGGEAAFRRPLMVEEILVVTFTEAATEELRGRIRDNIHELRIACVRGVSDDPMHKDLLAEITDLNKAAADLLAAERQMDEAAIYTIHGFCQRMLANNAFESGILFEQTLVQDEQPLRRQACADFWRRHCYPLPLAIARAVSQEWSGPEALLKDLSAYLQGETPKFRQAPGDDETILSRHQQIVVQIEAVKAQWRAAAPELEALISGSGVDKRSYSARYLPGWLEKVGSWAEQETGDYQLPKELEKFRQSVLFEKTKKGEAPQHDVFHAIDRIFEQPLTLRDLILARAISEIRISVQQEKRQRAELGFDDLLSKLDAALQQAGGELLAQSIRTRYPVAMIDEFQDTDPQQYRIFHTLYGGQEECGLLLIGDPKQAIYAFRGADIFTYIRARSEVSAHYTLETNWRSSFPMVQSVNRLFSLVDVPFLFQQIPFINVAPAQKNKQLSFEIKGKKQPAMSFWLQPGEGVGVSEYQQLMARQCAAQIRDWLTAGQKGLAQLVTATSSRPVQASDITILVRSRAEAALVRDALSALAIPSVYLSNRDSVFDTAEAKDLLWLLQAVLAPEQERALRSAMATGILGLDARMLDELNHDERAWDALVDEFDGYRQHWQRRGVLPVLREIMAQRHLAENLLATQGGERRLTDLLHLGELLQEAASQLDSEHALIRWLAQQIAQPNHQSDNQQLRLESDRHLVQVITIHKSKGLEYPLVWLPFVGNFRQQQDVLYHDRHSFEALLDLNADEESQALAEEERLAEDLRLLYVALTRAVYHCSIGIAPLIKRGRKKQGESDMHLSALGYLVQQGQAGDAQYLADKLAGLAALADGEISVSQAGQLDETPWQPQQDELPALAARQFSRQIHDFWRVTSYSGLQQHGSSKSVASQALSVLLQELLPRLDTDAVGEQTLITEPQLTPHTFPRGAAPGTFLHDLFEPLDFSQPIEQGWLTEQLQQQGFGEQWSSMLYQWLTDIVQTPLNETGVTLAQLTPQSKQAELQFYLPIDTLLQARELDTLIKRYDPLSRQCPVLDFQQVRGMLKGFIDLVFCWQGKYYLLDYKSNWLGEDSSAYTHDAMAQAMAEHRYDLQYQLYTLALHRYLRHRLSHYDYQRDFGGVIYLFLRGVDKQHPGNGIFSCRPERELIEGMDCLFSGGEVGPHISDNSGMAITGEGTSI; via the coding sequence ATGACATCAATGACTCCCCAGCGGCTGGAACCGCTAACGCTCCCCTTGTATGGCGAGAGGCTAATTGAAGCTTCCGCCGGTACTGGTAAGACTTTTACCATTGGGGTTCTTTATCTCAGATTGTTGCTTGGCTTAGGCGGGGAAGCTGCGTTTCGTCGCCCCTTAATGGTCGAGGAAATCCTGGTGGTGACCTTTACCGAAGCAGCAACTGAGGAGTTGAGAGGGCGAATTCGTGACAATATTCATGAGTTGCGTATCGCCTGCGTACGGGGAGTCAGCGATGACCCGATGCATAAGGATTTACTCGCGGAAATCACCGATCTGAATAAAGCAGCCGCAGATCTTTTGGCAGCTGAGCGCCAGATGGATGAAGCGGCAATTTATACTATTCACGGCTTTTGTCAGCGTATGTTGGCTAACAACGCCTTTGAATCTGGCATCTTATTTGAACAAACTTTGGTGCAGGATGAACAGCCATTACGCAGGCAAGCTTGCGCCGATTTCTGGCGGCGTCATTGCTATCCGCTCCCGTTGGCTATTGCCAGAGCGGTTAGCCAGGAGTGGAGTGGGCCAGAGGCATTACTTAAAGATCTTTCTGCTTACTTACAAGGTGAAACGCCAAAATTTCGACAAGCGCCTGGTGATGATGAAACGATACTCAGTCGACATCAGCAGATAGTGGTACAAATTGAAGCAGTTAAGGCGCAATGGCGCGCAGCTGCTCCAGAGTTAGAGGCGCTGATTAGTGGGTCTGGTGTTGATAAACGCAGCTACAGTGCCCGATATTTACCTGGCTGGTTGGAAAAAGTCGGTAGCTGGGCTGAGCAGGAAACCGGCGATTATCAGTTGCCAAAAGAGTTAGAGAAATTCCGCCAATCAGTACTATTTGAAAAAACCAAAAAGGGTGAGGCTCCCCAGCACGATGTCTTCCATGCTATAGACCGTATATTCGAACAACCTCTGACACTTAGAGATCTGATTTTAGCCCGAGCTATCAGCGAGATACGAATCTCTGTGCAGCAAGAAAAGCGCCAGAGGGCAGAGCTGGGGTTTGATGATCTGCTCAGTAAACTGGATGCGGCATTGCAACAAGCTGGTGGAGAATTGTTGGCTCAATCCATTCGCACTCGTTATCCCGTAGCAATGATTGATGAGTTTCAAGATACCGACCCGCAACAATACCGAATTTTCCACACACTTTATGGTGGGCAAGAAGAGTGCGGCCTATTACTGATTGGTGACCCTAAACAGGCTATTTATGCTTTTCGTGGTGCCGATATTTTTACTTATATTCGTGCTCGCTCAGAAGTAAGTGCCCACTACACATTAGAGACTAACTGGCGCTCATCCTTTCCGATGGTGCAATCAGTCAACCGGCTGTTTAGTTTGGTAGACGTTCCTTTTTTGTTTCAACAAATTCCCTTTATCAATGTGGCACCTGCGCAAAAAAATAAGCAGTTATCATTTGAAATAAAAGGGAAAAAACAGCCAGCTATGTCTTTCTGGTTACAGCCAGGCGAGGGTGTCGGGGTTAGTGAGTACCAACAATTAATGGCACGGCAATGTGCCGCCCAAATCCGAGACTGGCTTACTGCTGGGCAAAAAGGTTTGGCACAATTAGTGACAGCCACAAGTTCAAGGCCGGTTCAGGCGTCAGATATCACCATATTGGTGCGTAGTCGGGCAGAGGCGGCACTGGTGCGCGATGCCCTGAGTGCATTGGCAATCCCATCTGTGTATCTCTCCAACCGTGACAGCGTATTTGATACTGCGGAGGCGAAAGATCTGCTATGGCTATTGCAAGCTGTTTTGGCTCCCGAGCAGGAGCGGGCGTTACGCAGCGCTATGGCAACCGGCATCTTGGGGCTGGATGCGCGAATGTTGGATGAGTTGAATCACGATGAGCGGGCTTGGGATGCTTTGGTTGATGAGTTCGATGGTTATCGCCAACACTGGCAGCGCCGTGGGGTGCTCCCGGTGCTGCGGGAGATTATGGCTCAGCGCCATTTAGCTGAGAATTTGTTGGCAACTCAGGGCGGTGAACGGCGGCTAACAGATTTGCTGCATCTGGGCGAATTATTGCAAGAAGCAGCATCACAGCTTGATAGTGAGCACGCACTCATCCGTTGGCTGGCGCAACAAATAGCACAACCGAATCATCAGTCTGATAACCAACAACTTCGTTTGGAAAGTGATCGCCATTTGGTGCAAGTCATTACTATCCATAAATCCAAAGGATTGGAATACCCGCTGGTTTGGTTACCTTTTGTGGGCAATTTCCGTCAGCAGCAAGACGTGCTTTACCATGATCGTCACAGCTTTGAAGCATTACTTGATCTGAATGCTGATGAAGAAAGTCAGGCTTTGGCGGAGGAAGAACGTCTGGCTGAGGACTTACGGCTATTATACGTAGCACTCACCCGTGCGGTTTATCATTGCAGCATAGGTATTGCCCCGCTGATTAAAAGGGGGCGAAAAAAACAGGGTGAAAGTGATATGCATCTCAGCGCGTTAGGCTATCTGGTGCAACAAGGTCAGGCGGGAGATGCACAATATCTTGCTGATAAATTGGCAGGGTTGGCGGCGCTGGCAGATGGAGAGATTTCTGTTTCACAAGCCGGGCAACTGGATGAGACACCTTGGCAACCGCAGCAGGATGAGTTGCCAGCCCTTGCTGCTCGCCAGTTTAGTCGCCAAATACACGATTTTTGGCGGGTCACCAGCTATTCCGGCCTACAACAGCATGGTTCGAGTAAAAGCGTAGCCTCACAGGCGCTGAGTGTGCTATTACAGGAGTTATTACCACGGTTGGATACTGACGCTGTTGGCGAGCAAACATTAATAACTGAGCCTCAGTTAACCCCTCATACCTTCCCCCGAGGTGCGGCGCCCGGTACTTTCTTGCATGATTTATTTGAACCTCTGGATTTCAGCCAGCCGATTGAACAAGGTTGGTTGACTGAGCAATTACAGCAACAAGGCTTTGGTGAGCAGTGGTCATCTATGCTGTATCAGTGGCTAACAGACATTGTACAAACCCCTCTAAATGAAACCGGTGTGACATTGGCGCAATTGACACCACAGAGCAAGCAAGCCGAGCTGCAATTTTATTTGCCGATAGACACTTTACTGCAAGCCCGTGAGCTAGATACCTTAATCAAGCGCTATGACCCACTCTCTCGCCAGTGCCCAGTGTTGGATTTTCAGCAAGTCAGAGGAATGCTGAAAGGGTTTATTGACTTGGTTTTCTGCTGGCAGGGCAAATATTACTTACTGGATTACAAATCCAACTGGTTGGGTGAGGACAGCAGTGCCTATACCCACGATGCGATGGCCCAAGCCATGGCTGAGCATCGTTATGACTTGCAATATCAGCTTTATACTCTGGCATTACACCGCTATTTGCGTCATCGGTTGAGTCATTATGACTATCAGCGCGACTTTGGTGGTGTCATTTATCTCTTCCTGCGTGGTGTTGATAAACAGCATCCGGGGAACGGCATTTTTAGCTGCCGCCCTGAACGAGAGCTCATTGAGGGAATGGACT
- the ptrA gene encoding pitrilysin: MHKQFARIIGIFFLLGLLAPLSWADTPAWQPLAEVIHKSEHDLRKYQAIKLPNGMTVLLVSDKQAPKSLAALALPVGSLEDPNNQLGLAHYLEHMLLMGSKRFPEPGSFSEFLKKHGGSHNASTASYRTAYYLEIENDALAPAVDRLADAIAEPLLDPINADRERNAVNAELTMARSRDGMRMAQVNAETLNPAHPSARFSGGNLDTLKDKPDGKLHDELLSFYHRYYSANLMVGVLYSNQSLEQLAQLAADTFGRIPNRDAKVPPITVPAVTADQTGIIIHYVPAQPRKQLKVEFRIENNSAEFRSKTDTYISYLIGNRSKDTLSDWLQKQGLADAINAGADPMVDRNGGVFSISVSLTDKGLANRDVVVAAIFDYINMLHKDGIKKSYFDEIAHVLNLDFRYPSITRDMDYIEWLVDMMLRVPVEHVLDAPYLADKYDPKAIAARLAEMTPENARIWFVSPEEPHNKVAYFVDAPYQVNKISPQEMQEWQKLGKGITLSLPVLNPYIPDNFSLIKADKNITRPQKVAEQSGLRVFYMPSQYFADEPKADISVAFRNPHALDTARHQVLFALTDYLAGLSLDELSYQASIGGISFSTAPNNGLYVSANGFTQRMPQLLTSLVEGYSSFTPTKERLAQAKSWYREQLEVAEKGKAYELAIQPAKLLSHVPYSERSERRKLLDSISVQDVVTYRDDLLKQSAVEVLAVGNMTAEQVISLAESLKKQLSLTGTTWWTGEDVVVDKAQLANMERLGSSSDAALAAVYVPTGYTEIEGMAYSALLGQIVQPWFYDQLRTAEQLGYAVFAFPMSVGRQWGLGFLLQSNSKQPDYLYQRYLAFYPQAEKRLREMKPADFEQYKQALINQLLQRPQTLDEEASRYSNDFNRNNFAFDSREKMIAQVKLLTNTALADFFQQAVIKPQGLALLSQVKGQGQTAGGYAVLKGWTTYPTTSALQATLPQKVLAP, encoded by the coding sequence ATGCATAAACAGTTTGCCCGCATCATTGGCATATTTTTCTTATTAGGTTTGCTGGCCCCATTAAGTTGGGCTGACACTCCTGCATGGCAACCACTGGCAGAAGTTATTCACAAAAGTGAACATGACCTGCGTAAATATCAGGCAATAAAATTGCCTAATGGTATGACGGTGTTGTTGGTCTCTGATAAGCAAGCACCTAAGTCTTTAGCTGCTTTGGCATTGCCTGTTGGATCATTGGAAGATCCTAATAACCAACTGGGATTAGCCCATTATTTAGAACATATGTTACTGATGGGGTCTAAGCGTTTTCCTGAGCCAGGTAGTTTTTCTGAATTCTTGAAAAAGCATGGTGGTAGCCATAATGCGAGTACGGCTTCGTATCGAACCGCTTATTATCTTGAAATTGAAAATGATGCATTGGCTCCGGCAGTTGATCGTTTAGCCGATGCTATTGCAGAGCCGCTGTTAGACCCGATTAATGCCGATCGTGAGCGCAATGCGGTGAATGCAGAGCTGACGATGGCCCGCTCTCGCGATGGTATGCGCATGGCGCAGGTGAATGCAGAAACTCTTAATCCAGCTCATCCCAGCGCGCGTTTTTCGGGCGGAAATCTGGACACACTTAAAGATAAGCCAGACGGTAAATTGCATGATGAACTTCTGAGCTTCTATCACCGTTATTACTCCGCCAACCTGATGGTCGGTGTGCTGTATAGCAATCAATCTTTGGAACAATTGGCACAATTAGCGGCTGATACCTTTGGTCGTATCCCGAACCGGGATGCAAAAGTCCCGCCGATTACTGTCCCTGCGGTCACCGCAGACCAAACCGGTATTATTATTCATTATGTGCCAGCTCAACCGCGTAAACAGTTGAAAGTCGAATTCCGTATTGAAAACAACAGTGCAGAATTTCGCAGTAAAACAGATACCTATATCAGTTATTTAATAGGTAATCGTAGCAAAGATACCTTGTCTGACTGGTTACAAAAACAAGGGCTGGCTGATGCAATCAATGCGGGTGCTGACCCGATGGTAGACAGAAATGGCGGCGTATTCTCCATTTCAGTATCCCTTACCGATAAAGGCCTGGCTAATCGGGATGTCGTGGTAGCGGCCATTTTTGATTACATCAACATGCTGCACAAAGATGGCATTAAAAAGAGTTATTTTGATGAAATCGCCCATGTATTAAATCTGGATTTCCGCTATCCCTCAATCACGCGGGATATGGATTACATCGAGTGGCTGGTGGATATGATGTTGCGGGTGCCTGTCGAGCATGTGCTTGATGCCCCTTATCTGGCTGACAAGTATGATCCAAAAGCCATTGCTGCGCGACTGGCTGAAATGACACCGGAAAATGCTCGTATCTGGTTTGTCAGCCCAGAAGAACCTCATAACAAAGTCGCTTATTTTGTTGATGCACCTTATCAGGTCAACAAAATCAGCCCACAAGAGATGCAAGAATGGCAGAAGTTGGGGAAAGGTATCACGCTGAGTTTACCGGTACTTAACCCCTATATTCCGGATAACTTCTCTTTAATCAAAGCTGATAAAAATATCACCCGACCACAGAAAGTGGCTGAACAATCAGGGCTGCGGGTGTTCTATATGCCAAGTCAGTATTTTGCTGACGAACCGAAAGCCGATATCTCCGTTGCTTTCCGTAATCCACATGCTCTGGACACCGCCCGTCATCAGGTTCTTTTTGCTTTGACTGACTATCTGGCTGGGCTGTCACTGGATGAGTTGAGTTATCAGGCTTCAATCGGTGGGATCAGCTTCTCAACAGCGCCGAATAATGGCTTGTATGTCAGTGCAAATGGCTTCACTCAGCGGATGCCGCAGTTGCTGACTTCTTTGGTTGAAGGTTATTCCAGTTTCACGCCAACAAAAGAGAGATTGGCACAAGCTAAGTCTTGGTATCGTGAGCAATTGGAAGTCGCTGAGAAGGGTAAAGCTTATGAATTGGCTATTCAGCCAGCGAAGTTACTGTCTCATGTCCCTTATTCAGAACGCAGCGAGCGACGTAAATTGCTGGACAGCATCAGCGTGCAAGATGTGGTGACTTATCGCGATGACCTGCTCAAGCAGTCTGCGGTAGAAGTCTTAGCGGTAGGCAATATGACTGCCGAGCAGGTGATATCTCTGGCCGAGTCATTGAAAAAACAACTCAGTTTGACTGGAACAACCTGGTGGACTGGTGAGGATGTCGTGGTTGATAAAGCCCAGCTCGCCAATATGGAACGGCTGGGTAGCAGCTCTGACGCTGCGCTGGCAGCCGTCTATGTGCCGACGGGTTATACCGAAATTGAGGGTATGGCTTACAGTGCCTTGTTGGGGCAAATTGTGCAGCCGTGGTTCTATGATCAACTGCGCACAGCAGAACAACTCGGCTACGCGGTATTTGCCTTCCCAATGTCAGTAGGGCGTCAATGGGGCTTAGGTTTCTTACTGCAAAGTAATAGCAAGCAGCCTGATTATCTTTATCAGCGCTATCTTGCATTCTACCCACAAGCTGAGAAGCGGCTGCGAGAAATGAAACCGGCTGATTTTGAACAATATAAACAAGCGTTAATCAACCAATTACTGCAACGCCCACAAACGCTGGATGAAGAAGCTAGCCGATATAGCAATGATTTTAATCGCAATAATTTTGCCTTTGATAGCCGTGAGAAAATGATCGCTCAGGTGAAACTGCTGACGAACACGGCATTGGCAGATTTCTTCCAGCAAGCGGTTATCAAACCACAAGGCTTGGCACTGCTTTCTCAGGTTAAAGGTCAGGGGCAAACCGCGGGTGGGTATGCGGTGCTTAAAGGATGGACGACCTATCCAACAACGTCAGCCTTGCAAGCAACCTTACCGCAGAAGGTATTGGCTCCATGA
- the recC gene encoding exodeoxyribonuclease V subunit gamma, which yields MFTVYHSNQLDLLKALTTALIEREPLDNPFQQEVVLVQSPGMAQWLQMQLAQQFSIAANIEFPLPATFIWEMFTRVLPGIPKESAFSKDAMTWKLMWLLPDLLENPVFSAMKRYLSDDSDKRKIHQLAARVADLFDQYLVYRPEWLESWERGQLIDNLDDAQQWQALLWVELTRYTRQLEQPEWHRANLYQRFIRTLLESDVCPTGLPKRVFICGISALPPIYLQALQALGKHIDIHLMFTNPCRYFWGDIQDYAFLAKLQSRKRRHYRESVEVKLFRDPEQAEQLFNADGEQDLSNPLLASWGRLGRDHMYLLSQVDEIQEVHAFVDIEPDNLLHGIQHDMLELEDHAIIGTTPETLAHSHQKRVLDLRDRSLSMHVCHSPQREVEVLQDNLLRLLEADPELTPRDIIVMVADIDSYTPYIQATFGNATGDRYLPFAISDRKASQAHPALQAFISLLDLPQSRFTSEQVLALLEVPVLANKFGITEDGLRRLRQWVDESGIRWGLDDDNVRELSLPATGQHTWHFGLTRMLLGYAMDSNAGDWQGVLPYDESSGLAAELAGQLADMLMQLSQWRQQLSESRSLSEWLPLCRQLLDTFFEPDNDTEAVLVLIEQQWQKVISYGIAAQYPDIVPLNLLRDELASRLDNERISQRFLAGPINFCTLMPMRSIPFKVVCLLGMNDGVYPRTLPPLGFDLMAKQVRRGDRSRRDDDRYLFLEALLSAQQQLYISYIGRSIQDNSKRYPSVLVSELIEYISQSYHLPGDEELSADDSAKRVIQHLLCWHARMPFAAENFTQNSELQSYAAEWLPAAESRGAAHPEFNQPLPPEPLPEITLDELIRFYRHPVRAFFQLRLGVNFVIEETELPDEEPFTLDNLNRYQFNTQLLNALIEESDINTVFTRARAAGNLPYGSFGELYWESQQEEMLPLAEQICVERKESHSIELNIEFGDTTLTGWMHQIQEDGLVRWRPAALTAVDGLLLWIEHLVYCAAGGEGESRMYGRKGTAWRYAPLDCNEARQYLQQLISGYQQGMCEPLLLLSKSGWAWLSQCFDRESGQILWDEEIQTKARMKLLQVWQGDQRIAGEGEDNYIQRVFSLMDNQHLDTILHETERYLLPIARHNKA from the coding sequence ATGTTCACGGTTTATCATTCTAATCAATTGGATTTACTCAAAGCGCTAACCACTGCGCTGATAGAACGAGAACCGTTGGATAACCCTTTTCAGCAAGAAGTGGTACTGGTGCAAAGCCCAGGTATGGCCCAATGGCTACAAATGCAATTGGCTCAACAATTTAGTATTGCAGCTAATATTGAATTTCCATTGCCTGCGACCTTTATCTGGGAAATGTTTACCCGCGTGTTACCCGGCATCCCAAAAGAAAGCGCATTTAGCAAAGATGCCATGACATGGAAACTCATGTGGTTATTGCCTGACCTATTGGAGAATCCGGTATTTTCTGCGATGAAACGCTATTTAAGTGATGATAGCGATAAACGTAAAATTCACCAACTTGCGGCACGCGTCGCTGACCTTTTTGACCAATATCTGGTGTACCGCCCAGAATGGCTTGAGAGTTGGGAACGTGGTCAACTCATTGATAATTTGGATGATGCCCAGCAGTGGCAAGCTTTACTGTGGGTTGAATTAACGCGCTATACCCGCCAATTAGAACAACCGGAATGGCACCGCGCCAATCTCTATCAGCGTTTTATTCGCACACTTCTCGAATCCGATGTTTGTCCGACAGGGCTACCCAAACGAGTATTCATCTGTGGCATATCCGCTTTACCCCCAATCTATTTACAGGCCTTACAAGCACTGGGTAAACACATCGATATTCATTTGATGTTTACTAACCCGTGCCGTTATTTCTGGGGAGACATTCAGGATTATGCTTTTCTGGCCAAGCTGCAAAGCCGTAAACGCAGACATTATCGTGAGTCGGTGGAAGTAAAACTGTTCCGTGACCCTGAGCAGGCGGAGCAACTATTTAATGCTGATGGTGAACAAGATCTTAGTAACCCGTTATTAGCCTCATGGGGGCGACTTGGTCGTGACCACATGTATCTGTTATCCCAAGTTGATGAGATCCAAGAGGTTCATGCTTTTGTGGATATCGAACCTGATAACCTATTACATGGTATTCAACACGATATGCTAGAGCTTGAAGATCACGCCATTATTGGTACTACGCCAGAGACATTAGCGCATAGCCACCAAAAACGAGTATTAGATCTCAGGGATCGCTCCCTAAGCATGCACGTCTGCCACAGCCCTCAGCGCGAAGTTGAAGTTTTACAAGATAATCTGCTGCGATTATTAGAGGCTGACCCCGAACTGACTCCGCGTGACATTATTGTCATGGTCGCTGACATTGATAGCTATACCCCCTATATTCAGGCCACATTTGGTAATGCTACAGGGGATCGCTATTTGCCATTTGCGATTTCAGACCGCAAGGCTAGCCAGGCACATCCTGCACTTCAGGCTTTTATCTCTCTACTTGATTTGCCCCAGAGCCGTTTTACTTCTGAGCAGGTATTAGCCCTGCTGGAAGTGCCTGTTTTAGCCAATAAATTTGGTATTACCGAAGATGGATTGCGCCGTTTACGGCAATGGGTTGATGAGTCAGGTATCCGCTGGGGATTAGATGATGACAATGTGCGCGAGTTGTCTCTGCCCGCAACCGGTCAGCATACCTGGCATTTTGGCCTGACTAGAATGCTGCTGGGTTATGCTATGGACAGCAATGCCGGTGACTGGCAAGGGGTTTTGCCCTATGACGAATCCAGCGGTTTAGCGGCTGAGCTTGCCGGGCAATTAGCGGATATGTTGATGCAATTGAGCCAGTGGCGACAGCAATTAAGCGAATCTCGTTCACTCAGTGAATGGCTACCATTATGCCGTCAATTATTAGATACCTTCTTTGAACCCGATAATGATACTGAAGCGGTGCTGGTTCTGATTGAGCAGCAATGGCAGAAGGTTATCAGCTATGGTATTGCTGCCCAATATCCTGATATTGTGCCGCTGAATCTGTTACGGGATGAACTGGCTTCGCGTCTGGACAATGAACGTATTAGCCAGCGCTTCCTCGCAGGGCCAATCAATTTCTGTACACTGATGCCGATGCGTTCAATCCCGTTTAAAGTGGTGTGCTTATTAGGAATGAATGACGGTGTTTACCCACGAACACTACCACCGCTAGGTTTTGATTTGATGGCTAAACAGGTTCGGCGCGGTGACCGTAGCCGCCGTGATGACGACCGCTATCTGTTCCTCGAAGCATTACTCTCTGCCCAGCAGCAGCTCTATATCAGTTATATCGGGCGCTCGATTCAAGACAACAGTAAGCGCTATCCTTCAGTTCTGGTTAGTGAGTTGATTGAATACATTTCCCAAAGTTATCACTTGCCAGGTGATGAAGAACTCAGTGCTGATGATAGTGCCAAGCGGGTCATTCAACATTTACTCTGCTGGCATGCGCGTATGCCGTTTGCAGCAGAGAATTTTACCCAAAATAGTGAGTTACAAAGCTATGCCGCTGAATGGTTACCTGCTGCTGAGTCCAGAGGCGCGGCGCACCCAGAATTTAATCAGCCTCTGCCGCCAGAACCCTTACCTGAAATCACTCTTGATGAATTAATCCGCTTCTATCGCCACCCTGTGAGGGCTTTTTTCCAACTCCGATTGGGGGTGAATTTCGTTATTGAAGAAACGGAACTACCTGATGAAGAACCCTTTACTTTGGATAACCTCAACCGTTATCAGTTTAATACTCAACTATTGAATGCATTGATAGAAGAAAGTGATATCAATACTGTCTTCACCCGTGCCCGTGCGGCGGGCAATCTTCCTTATGGTTCTTTTGGCGAGCTTTACTGGGAAAGTCAGCAAGAAGAAATGCTGCCATTAGCTGAACAAATTTGTGTTGAACGCAAAGAGAGCCACAGTATTGAGCTAAATATTGAGTTTGGCGATACCACCCTGACTGGATGGATGCATCAAATTCAGGAAGATGGCTTAGTTCGCTGGAGGCCAGCGGCACTTACGGCGGTCGATGGGCTTCTATTATGGATTGAACATTTGGTGTATTGCGCCGCAGGCGGTGAGGGTGAAAGCCGGATGTATGGGCGTAAAGGAACTGCATGGCGTTATGCCCCACTGGATTGCAATGAAGCACGGCAATATTTACAGCAGTTAATCAGTGGCTATCAGCAAGGTATGTGCGAACCTTTACTACTGCTGAGTAAAAGCGGCTGGGCATGGTTGAGTCAGTGTTTTGATCGCGAGTCGGGGCAAATTTTGTGGGATGAAGAAATACAAACCAAAGCCCGAATGAAACTTTTACAGGTTTGGCAAGGTGACCAACGGATTGCCGGAGAGGGTGAGGATAACTATATACAAAGGGTATTCAGCCTGATGGATAACCAACATCTCGACACGATATTACATGAAACTGAACGTTATTTATTACCAATAGCTCGCCATAATAAGGCGTGA
- a CDS encoding prepilin-type N-terminal cleavage/methylation domain-containing protein — MPLIRYCVWRRYAKNQIQQGFSLPEALIAALFFSVSLLGLLQYHQALLQGFSSLWQQRQAWSLLNQHIDSGGDKPAKALTSGIKPHWQYHQFIKRIDGECTEFTFTLRIQPKQQAELSRWFCHTSEGS; from the coding sequence TTGCCTTTAATAAGATATTGTGTCTGGCGACGGTATGCTAAAAATCAAATCCAACAGGGGTTTAGCCTGCCAGAGGCCTTAATTGCAGCACTTTTTTTCTCGGTCTCGCTGCTGGGATTACTGCAATACCATCAGGCACTTTTGCAGGGTTTTTCTTCTTTATGGCAACAACGTCAGGCGTGGTCTTTGCTTAATCAGCATATTGACAGTGGTGGTGACAAGCCTGCTAAGGCACTTACCTCCGGAATCAAACCTCACTGGCAATACCATCAGTTTATAAAGCGAATTGATGGGGAGTGCACGGAGTTTACATTTACCCTGAGAATACAACCGAAGCAGCAGGCAGAATTAAGTCGCTGGTTTTGTCATACGAGTGAAGGGAGTTAG
- a CDS encoding YgdB family protein: MRLEQQRGTSTLAAIATLFALGLFLLSALHRQLDNIHKITAEEQRHLRAFNQATSSLNWGVTQNWSFSLQWQRGAVWHCHEQPQYGLKACIRPSSLAGFFILRGESQSFGTQPPLMLYQRTKLNAEQGNEGQYRLVKAAHGWLDFCPDKDAKFCL; this comes from the coding sequence ATGAGACTGGAGCAACAGCGGGGGACGAGTACTTTGGCTGCCATCGCTACTCTTTTTGCGCTTGGCTTATTTTTGCTGTCAGCCTTACATCGACAATTGGATAATATTCATAAAATTACCGCGGAGGAACAGCGCCACTTGCGTGCCTTTAATCAGGCGACATCATCATTGAATTGGGGCGTAACCCAGAATTGGTCATTCAGCTTGCAGTGGCAGAGGGGAGCAGTATGGCATTGTCATGAGCAGCCACAATATGGCTTAAAAGCCTGTATTAGACCGTCATCGCTGGCTGGCTTTTTTATTCTTAGGGGAGAAAGCCAATCTTTCGGAACTCAGCCGCCTTTGATGCTTTACCAACGAACTAAACTGAATGCAGAACAAGGAAATGAAGGACAGTATCGATTGGTGAAAGCTGCTCATGGTTGGCTGGATTTTTGCCCGGACAAGGATGCTAAATTTTGCCTTTAA